From one Brachypodium distachyon strain Bd21 chromosome 4, Brachypodium_distachyon_v3.0, whole genome shotgun sequence genomic stretch:
- the LOC100825444 gene encoding flowering time control protein FPA isoform X3: MSSEPQLPDAAEASPSHPKESISGGGGAGAVPGAGHETNTLWVGNLPPFASEDDVMAAFTAHGALDCVLTRAGSRSYSFVLFRSLSESRAALEALRGAKVKGSSIRIEFARPARAIRNLWVGGISPSISKEELEEEFQKFGKIEGVAFSRDQTSAYIDFEKLEDAISAHRALNGTVLGGKELCVDFQRSRGRAERSEASNFNVRGSMPPVDMGFGHAKGPAGVRLREGNPTNVLWVGLPNTHKINEEALRRTMAAHGVVTNIKTFPERQYAFVEFATVEGASNAKNLLDGRLFNDSRIHVLFSNSELAPNKLDNLSPPAGFPRSEMYSDSRYAAPDYSGPGRGSHGALQGYDPRRGRSRYLDYDAVPITSGILPAPEAGSSSLTGRSAQNVFDPRETKRMRLDAGADPYDVRAGADGLHHDGAAHAEESLNTVIRIQGTVQQTSSSLGHFWRGSLAKCGAPVCRVRCLSIRKGIEIPLPDVVNCSARTGLDLLEMHYREASGFDIVFFLPDSEDDFVCYTEFLRYLGSKSRAGVVKFDQGATLFLVPPSDFLTNVLQVDGPERLYGVVLHIPQIPTAAFQRPQLTGPESQQPYDDERETMFTAQRNYSMVSSNDNHHLDAHYRGALREEAVQLALSSYPTTQTAGQQAQSSLKPDIMATLAKLIPNVQSSVPVTSQQMGNLQQPGQQFSTQAPSAHLTSYGSMVGAQEHSTHHTAYNPEIALNLPPPPPVPTLAPGAVMPSSMGGYSLPTQMNQQQYQPEQYYVSQSNYGLLPTASQSNLQASNNNLPAPPPPQLNNGPLPANNQAQQQQNVASGSVQAPDEADKNKKYQATLQFAHNLLLQLQRGSGNQP, translated from the exons ATGTCGTCGGAGCCGCAGTTACCTGATGCCGCCGAGGCTTCGCCCTCGCACCCGAAGGAATCGAtctccggcggtggcggagctggTGCCGTCCCAGGGGCGGGCCACGAGACGAACACGCTGTGGGTGGGCAACCTACCCCCGTTTGCGAGCGAGGACGACGTGATGGCGGCCTTCACCGCGCACGGCGCGCTCGACTGCGTCCTCACGCGAGCTGGATCCCGCAGCTACTCCTTCGTCCTCTTCCGCTCCCTATCAGAGTCCCGGGCCGCCCTCGAGGCACTCCGGGGCGCCAAGGTCAAGGGCTCTTCCATCCGGATCGAGTTCGCCCGGCCG GCTAGAGCTATTAGGAACCTATGGGTTGGTGGAATTAGTCCATCAATTTCAAAGGAGGAGCTGGAAGAGGAGTTTCAAAAGTTTGGAAAGATTGAAGGTGTTGCATTCTCCCGTGATCAAACATCTGCATATATTGATTTTGAGAAGCTGGAAGATGCCATCTCTGCTCATAGAGCCTTGAATGGGACAGTTTTAGGTGGCAAGGAATTGTGCGTTGATTTCCAGAGGTCCAGAGGCAGAGCG GAGCGGTCGGAAGCAAGCAACTTCAATGTTAGAGGATCGATGCCACCTGTTGATATGGGATTTGGACATGCAAAG GGTCCTGCTGGAGTACGGTTACGAGAAGGAAATCCTACGAATGTTCTGTGGGTGGGTTTACCAAATACACATAAAATTAACGAGGAGGCACTTCGGCGAACCATGGCCGCACATGGTGTTGTCACAAATATTAAGACGTTTCCAGAAAGGCAATACGCTTTTGTGGAGTTTGCAACCGTCGAAGGAGCTTCTAATGCTAAGAATCTTCTCGATGGTCGTCTTTTCAACGATAGTAGGATTCATGTTCTTTTCTCCAACAGCGAGCTTGCACCCAATAAACTTGATAATCTAAGCCCGCCTGCCGGGTTTCCGAGATCAGAGATGTACAGTGACAGTCGATATGCTGCTCCTGATTATAGTGGTCCTGGCCGCGGCAGTCATGGTGCTTTACAAGGGTATGATCCTCGACGTGGGAGATCAAGATACTTGGACTATGATGCTGTGCCAATCACTAGCGGTATCCTTCCAGCACCTGAAGCTGGCTCATCTTCTTTGACTGGACGTTCTGCCCAGAATGTATTTGATCCTAGAGAAACCAAAAGGATGCGGCTGGATGCTGGTGCAGACCCTTATGATGTAAGGGCAGGCGCCGATGGTCTTCATCATGACGGTGCTGCACATGCTGAGGAGAGTTTAAACACTGTTATTCGAATCCAGGGCACGGTGCAGCAAACATCATCATCCCTTGGGCACTTCTGGCGTGGCAGTTTAGCCAAATGTGGAGCTCCTGTTTGTCGTGTTCGCTGCTTGTCTATTAGGAAGGGCATTGAGATACCTTT ACCTGATGTTGTTAATTGCTCTGCTAGAACGGGATTAGATTTGCTTGAGATGCATTATCGAGAAGCTTCGGGTTTTGATATTGTCTTCTTCTTACCAGACAGTGAAGATGATTTCGTTTGTTATACTGAATTTCTGCGCTACTTAGGCTCAAAAAGTCGTGCAGGGGTTGTGAAGTTTGATCAAGGGGCTACTTTATTTTTGGTCCCGCCATCAGATTTCTTGACTAATGTTTTGCAAGTTGATGGTCCAGAGCgcctttatggcgtggtactACACATTCCTCAAATACCCACTGCTGCTTTCCAGAGACCACAGCTAACTGGACCAGAGTCACAACAACCTTACGATGATGAAAGGGAAACTATGTTTACAGCACAAAGAAATTACAGTATGGTTTCTTCTAATGACAACCACCATCTGGATGCTCATTATCGGGGAGCTCTGCGCGAGGAAGCAGTTCAGCTAGCTCTATCAAGTTATCCTACGACCCAAACAGCAGGACAGCAAGCACAGTCTTCACTCAAGCCCGATATTATGGCCACTTTAGCTAAGCTTATCCCGAATGTGCAGTCATCAGTTCCGGTAACTAGTCAG CAGATGGGTAATCTTCAGCAACCAGGACAACAATTCAGCACGCAAGCTCCATCAGCTCACTTGACAAGCTATGGGAGCATGGTGGGTGCTCAGGAGCACTCAACACACCATACTGCTTACAACCCTGAAATTGCTTTGAACttgccaccacctcctcctgtCCCTACACTAGCACCCGGTGCCGTAATGCCGTCATCCATGGGTGGATACAGTTTGCCTACACAAATGAACCAACAACAGTATCAACCAGAGCAGTATTACGTGTCTCAAAGCAATTACGGTCTGTTACCAACAGCTAGCCAATCTAACCTCCAGGCCAGCAATAATAACCTCCCTGCCCCTCCCCCACCTCAACTGAACAATGGACCTTTGCCAGCAAATAATCAG GCACAACAGCAGCAAAATGTTGCTTCTGGTTCTGTCCAAGCTCCAGATGAGGCGGATAAGAACAAGAAGTACCAGGCAACTCTCCAGTTTGCTCACAATTTATTGCTTCAGCTACAACGTGGATCTGGAAATCAACCTTGA
- the LOC100825444 gene encoding flowering time control protein FPA isoform X1, translating into MSSEPQLPDAAEASPSHPKESISGGGGAGAVPGAGHETNTLWVGNLPPFASEDDVMAAFTAHGALDCVLTRAGSRSYSFVLFRSLSESRAALEALRGAKVKGSSIRIEFARPARAIRNLWVGGISPSISKEELEEEFQKFGKIEGVAFSRDQTSAYIDFEKLEDAISAHRALNGTVLGGKELCVDFQRSRGRAERSEASNFNVRGSMPPVDMGFGHAKGPAGVRLREGNPTNVLWVGLPNTHKINEEALRRTMAAHGVVTNIKTFPERQYAFVEFATVEGASNAKNLLDGRLFNDSRIHVLFSNSELAPNKLDNLSPPAGFPRSEMYSDSRYAAPDYSGPGRGSHGALQGYDPRRGRSRYLDYDAVPITSGILPAPEAGSSSLTGRSAQNVFDPRETKRMRLDAGADPYDVRAGADGLHHDGAAHAEESLNTVIRIQGTVQQTSSSLGHFWRGSLAKCGAPVCRVRCLSIRKGIEIPLPDVVNCSARTGLDLLEMHYREASGFDIVFFLPDSEDDFVCYTEFLRYLGSKSRAGVVKFDQGATLFLVPPSDFLTNVLQVDGPERLYGVVLHIPQIPTAAFQRPQLTGPESQQPYDDERETMFTAQRNYSMVSSNDNHHLDAHYRGALREEAVQLALSSYPTTQTAGQQAQSSLKPDIMATLAKLIPNVQSSVPVTSQQMGNLQQPGQQFSTQAPSAHLTSYGSMVGAQEHSTHHTAYNPEIALNLPPPPPVPTLAPGAVMPSSMGGYSLPTQMNQQQYQPEQYYVSQSNYGLLPTASQSNLQASNNNLPAPPPPQLNNGPLPANNQVGNSTQLHLAAPFPADRVNQDFSSQAQQQQNVASGSVQAPDEADKNKKYQATLQFAHNLLLQLQRGSGNQP; encoded by the exons ATGTCGTCGGAGCCGCAGTTACCTGATGCCGCCGAGGCTTCGCCCTCGCACCCGAAGGAATCGAtctccggcggtggcggagctggTGCCGTCCCAGGGGCGGGCCACGAGACGAACACGCTGTGGGTGGGCAACCTACCCCCGTTTGCGAGCGAGGACGACGTGATGGCGGCCTTCACCGCGCACGGCGCGCTCGACTGCGTCCTCACGCGAGCTGGATCCCGCAGCTACTCCTTCGTCCTCTTCCGCTCCCTATCAGAGTCCCGGGCCGCCCTCGAGGCACTCCGGGGCGCCAAGGTCAAGGGCTCTTCCATCCGGATCGAGTTCGCCCGGCCG GCTAGAGCTATTAGGAACCTATGGGTTGGTGGAATTAGTCCATCAATTTCAAAGGAGGAGCTGGAAGAGGAGTTTCAAAAGTTTGGAAAGATTGAAGGTGTTGCATTCTCCCGTGATCAAACATCTGCATATATTGATTTTGAGAAGCTGGAAGATGCCATCTCTGCTCATAGAGCCTTGAATGGGACAGTTTTAGGTGGCAAGGAATTGTGCGTTGATTTCCAGAGGTCCAGAGGCAGAGCG GAGCGGTCGGAAGCAAGCAACTTCAATGTTAGAGGATCGATGCCACCTGTTGATATGGGATTTGGACATGCAAAG GGTCCTGCTGGAGTACGGTTACGAGAAGGAAATCCTACGAATGTTCTGTGGGTGGGTTTACCAAATACACATAAAATTAACGAGGAGGCACTTCGGCGAACCATGGCCGCACATGGTGTTGTCACAAATATTAAGACGTTTCCAGAAAGGCAATACGCTTTTGTGGAGTTTGCAACCGTCGAAGGAGCTTCTAATGCTAAGAATCTTCTCGATGGTCGTCTTTTCAACGATAGTAGGATTCATGTTCTTTTCTCCAACAGCGAGCTTGCACCCAATAAACTTGATAATCTAAGCCCGCCTGCCGGGTTTCCGAGATCAGAGATGTACAGTGACAGTCGATATGCTGCTCCTGATTATAGTGGTCCTGGCCGCGGCAGTCATGGTGCTTTACAAGGGTATGATCCTCGACGTGGGAGATCAAGATACTTGGACTATGATGCTGTGCCAATCACTAGCGGTATCCTTCCAGCACCTGAAGCTGGCTCATCTTCTTTGACTGGACGTTCTGCCCAGAATGTATTTGATCCTAGAGAAACCAAAAGGATGCGGCTGGATGCTGGTGCAGACCCTTATGATGTAAGGGCAGGCGCCGATGGTCTTCATCATGACGGTGCTGCACATGCTGAGGAGAGTTTAAACACTGTTATTCGAATCCAGGGCACGGTGCAGCAAACATCATCATCCCTTGGGCACTTCTGGCGTGGCAGTTTAGCCAAATGTGGAGCTCCTGTTTGTCGTGTTCGCTGCTTGTCTATTAGGAAGGGCATTGAGATACCTTT ACCTGATGTTGTTAATTGCTCTGCTAGAACGGGATTAGATTTGCTTGAGATGCATTATCGAGAAGCTTCGGGTTTTGATATTGTCTTCTTCTTACCAGACAGTGAAGATGATTTCGTTTGTTATACTGAATTTCTGCGCTACTTAGGCTCAAAAAGTCGTGCAGGGGTTGTGAAGTTTGATCAAGGGGCTACTTTATTTTTGGTCCCGCCATCAGATTTCTTGACTAATGTTTTGCAAGTTGATGGTCCAGAGCgcctttatggcgtggtactACACATTCCTCAAATACCCACTGCTGCTTTCCAGAGACCACAGCTAACTGGACCAGAGTCACAACAACCTTACGATGATGAAAGGGAAACTATGTTTACAGCACAAAGAAATTACAGTATGGTTTCTTCTAATGACAACCACCATCTGGATGCTCATTATCGGGGAGCTCTGCGCGAGGAAGCAGTTCAGCTAGCTCTATCAAGTTATCCTACGACCCAAACAGCAGGACAGCAAGCACAGTCTTCACTCAAGCCCGATATTATGGCCACTTTAGCTAAGCTTATCCCGAATGTGCAGTCATCAGTTCCGGTAACTAGTCAG CAGATGGGTAATCTTCAGCAACCAGGACAACAATTCAGCACGCAAGCTCCATCAGCTCACTTGACAAGCTATGGGAGCATGGTGGGTGCTCAGGAGCACTCAACACACCATACTGCTTACAACCCTGAAATTGCTTTGAACttgccaccacctcctcctgtCCCTACACTAGCACCCGGTGCCGTAATGCCGTCATCCATGGGTGGATACAGTTTGCCTACACAAATGAACCAACAACAGTATCAACCAGAGCAGTATTACGTGTCTCAAAGCAATTACGGTCTGTTACCAACAGCTAGCCAATCTAACCTCCAGGCCAGCAATAATAACCTCCCTGCCCCTCCCCCACCTCAACTGAACAATGGACCTTTGCCAGCAAATAATCAGGTGGGGAATTCGACACAGCTTCATCTGGCAGCGCCGTTCCCTGCTGATAGGGTAAACCAGGATTTCTCTTCTCAGGCACAACAGCAGCAAAATGTTGCTTCTGGTTCTGTCCAAGCTCCAGATGAGGCGGATAAGAACAAGAAGTACCAGGCAACTCTCCAGTTTGCTCACAATTTATTGCTTCAGCTACAACGTGGATCTGGAAATCAACCTTGA
- the LOC100825137 gene encoding transcription factor RF2a produces the protein MNKDRAWISAEGGGGDGLPPQSSRRAGPSSSTTPPPEYDISRMPDFPTRNPGHRRAHSEILSLPDDLDLSAPGGGDGPSLSDENDEELFSMFLDVDKLNSSCGASSEAESSSAAAGGGQAAGMGHGMRPKHQHSQSMDESMSIKTEELVGAQGMEGMSSVEAKKAVSAAKLAELALVDPKRAKRIWANRQSAARSKERKMRYIGELEHKVQTLQTEATTLSAQLALLQRDTTGLTSENSELKIRLQTMEQQVHLQDALNDTLKTEVQRLKVATGQLANGGGMMMNYGGMPQAPHQFGGNQQMFHNNQTMQSLLATHQLQQLQLHQQPQQQALRPQHQQQPLHPLQAQQLQRDLKMKGPMGGGQSLWGDGKSSGGSSGI, from the exons ATGAACAAGGACAGGGCCTGGATCTcggcggaaggcggcggcggcgacggcttgCCGCCGCAGTCCTCGCGTCGCGCGgggccgtcgtcgtcgacgactCCACCACCGGAGTACGACATCAGCCGCATGCCGGACTTCCCCACCAGGAACCCGGGCCACCGGCGCGCGCACTCCGAGATCCTGAGCCTCCCCGACGACCTCGACCTCTCCGCgcccggtggcggcgacgggccGTCGCTGTCGGACGAGAACGACGAGGAGCTCTTCTCCATGTTCCTTGATGTGGACAAGCTGAACTCGTCCTGCGGGGCGTCATCGGAGGCGGAGTCGTCGTCTGCCGCTGCTGGCGGGGGTCAAGCGGCGGGAATGGGCCATGGAATGAGGCCCAAGCACCAGCACAGCCAGTCCATGGACGAGTCGATGTCGATCAAGACGGAGGAGTTGGTGGGGGCGCAGGGGATGGAAGGAATGTCGTCTGTGGAGGCCAAGAAGGCAGTGTCCGCAGCGAAGCTGgccgagcttgcccttgtcgATCCGAAGAGGGCGAAAAG GATTTGGGCTAACAGACAATCCGCAGCAAGatcaaaggaaaggaaaatgcGCTATATTGGCGAACTTGAGCACAAGGTGCAAACGCTGCAGACAGAAGCAACAACACTGTCAGCCCAGTTGGCATTACTGCAG AGAGACACTACTGGACTAACAAGTGAGAATAGTGAACTGAAGATACGTCTGCAGACCATGGAGCAGCAAGTCCACTTGCAAGATG CCCTAAATGACACCCTGAAAACGGAGGTTCAGCGACTGAAGGTGGCAACAGGCCAGCTCGCTAATGGTGGAGGAATGATGATGAACTATGGGGGCATGCCTCAGGCGCCACACCAGTTTGGAGGCAACCAGCAGATGTTCCACAACAACCAAACCATGCAATCTCTGCTAGCGACGCACCAGCTTCAACAACTCCAGCTCCACCAACAGCCCCAGCAGCAGGCCTTGCGCCctcagcaccagcagcagccactgCACCCGCTTCAAGCGCAGCAGCTCCAGCGTGACCTCAAGATGAAAGGGCCGATGGGCGGCGGTCAGAGCCTGTGGGGTGATGGCAAGTCGTCAGGAGGCAGCAGCGGCATCTGA
- the LOC100825444 gene encoding flowering time control protein FPA isoform X2 yields MSSEPQLPDAAEASPSHPKESISGGGGAGAVPGAGHETNTLWVGNLPPFASEDDVMAAFTAHGALDCVLTRAGSRSYSFVLFRSLSESRAALEALRGAKVKGSSIRIEFARPARAIRNLWVGGISPSISKEELEEEFQKFGKIEGVAFSRDQTSAYIDFEKLEDAISAHRALNGTVLGGKELCVDFQRSRGRAERSEASNFNVRGSMPPVDMGFGHAKGPAGVRLREGNPTNVLWVGLPNTHKINEEALRRTMAAHGVVTNIKTFPERQYAFVEFATVEGASNAKNLLDGRLFNDSRIHVLFSNSELAPNKLDNLSPPAGFPRSEMYSDSRYAAPDYSGPGRGSHGALQGYDPRRGRSRYLDYDAVPITSGILPAPEAGSSSLTGRSAQNVFDPRETKRMRLDAGADPYDVRAGADGLHHDGAAHAEESLNTVIRIQGTVQQTSSSLGHFWRGSLAKCGAPVCRVRCLSIRKGIEIPLPDVVNCSARTGLDLLEMHYREASGFDIVFFLPDSEDDFVCYTEFLRYLGSKSRAGVVKFDQGATLFLVPPSDFLTNVLQVDGPERLYGVVLHIPQIPTAAFQRPQLTGPESQQPYDDERETMFTAQRNYSMVSSNDNHHLDAHYRGALREEAVQLALSSYPTTQTAGQQAQSSLKPDIMATLAKLIPNVQSSVPVTSQMGNLQQPGQQFSTQAPSAHLTSYGSMVGAQEHSTHHTAYNPEIALNLPPPPPVPTLAPGAVMPSSMGGYSLPTQMNQQQYQPEQYYVSQSNYGLLPTASQSNLQASNNNLPAPPPPQLNNGPLPANNQVGNSTQLHLAAPFPADRVNQDFSSQAQQQQNVASGSVQAPDEADKNKKYQATLQFAHNLLLQLQRGSGNQP; encoded by the exons ATGTCGTCGGAGCCGCAGTTACCTGATGCCGCCGAGGCTTCGCCCTCGCACCCGAAGGAATCGAtctccggcggtggcggagctggTGCCGTCCCAGGGGCGGGCCACGAGACGAACACGCTGTGGGTGGGCAACCTACCCCCGTTTGCGAGCGAGGACGACGTGATGGCGGCCTTCACCGCGCACGGCGCGCTCGACTGCGTCCTCACGCGAGCTGGATCCCGCAGCTACTCCTTCGTCCTCTTCCGCTCCCTATCAGAGTCCCGGGCCGCCCTCGAGGCACTCCGGGGCGCCAAGGTCAAGGGCTCTTCCATCCGGATCGAGTTCGCCCGGCCG GCTAGAGCTATTAGGAACCTATGGGTTGGTGGAATTAGTCCATCAATTTCAAAGGAGGAGCTGGAAGAGGAGTTTCAAAAGTTTGGAAAGATTGAAGGTGTTGCATTCTCCCGTGATCAAACATCTGCATATATTGATTTTGAGAAGCTGGAAGATGCCATCTCTGCTCATAGAGCCTTGAATGGGACAGTTTTAGGTGGCAAGGAATTGTGCGTTGATTTCCAGAGGTCCAGAGGCAGAGCG GAGCGGTCGGAAGCAAGCAACTTCAATGTTAGAGGATCGATGCCACCTGTTGATATGGGATTTGGACATGCAAAG GGTCCTGCTGGAGTACGGTTACGAGAAGGAAATCCTACGAATGTTCTGTGGGTGGGTTTACCAAATACACATAAAATTAACGAGGAGGCACTTCGGCGAACCATGGCCGCACATGGTGTTGTCACAAATATTAAGACGTTTCCAGAAAGGCAATACGCTTTTGTGGAGTTTGCAACCGTCGAAGGAGCTTCTAATGCTAAGAATCTTCTCGATGGTCGTCTTTTCAACGATAGTAGGATTCATGTTCTTTTCTCCAACAGCGAGCTTGCACCCAATAAACTTGATAATCTAAGCCCGCCTGCCGGGTTTCCGAGATCAGAGATGTACAGTGACAGTCGATATGCTGCTCCTGATTATAGTGGTCCTGGCCGCGGCAGTCATGGTGCTTTACAAGGGTATGATCCTCGACGTGGGAGATCAAGATACTTGGACTATGATGCTGTGCCAATCACTAGCGGTATCCTTCCAGCACCTGAAGCTGGCTCATCTTCTTTGACTGGACGTTCTGCCCAGAATGTATTTGATCCTAGAGAAACCAAAAGGATGCGGCTGGATGCTGGTGCAGACCCTTATGATGTAAGGGCAGGCGCCGATGGTCTTCATCATGACGGTGCTGCACATGCTGAGGAGAGTTTAAACACTGTTATTCGAATCCAGGGCACGGTGCAGCAAACATCATCATCCCTTGGGCACTTCTGGCGTGGCAGTTTAGCCAAATGTGGAGCTCCTGTTTGTCGTGTTCGCTGCTTGTCTATTAGGAAGGGCATTGAGATACCTTT ACCTGATGTTGTTAATTGCTCTGCTAGAACGGGATTAGATTTGCTTGAGATGCATTATCGAGAAGCTTCGGGTTTTGATATTGTCTTCTTCTTACCAGACAGTGAAGATGATTTCGTTTGTTATACTGAATTTCTGCGCTACTTAGGCTCAAAAAGTCGTGCAGGGGTTGTGAAGTTTGATCAAGGGGCTACTTTATTTTTGGTCCCGCCATCAGATTTCTTGACTAATGTTTTGCAAGTTGATGGTCCAGAGCgcctttatggcgtggtactACACATTCCTCAAATACCCACTGCTGCTTTCCAGAGACCACAGCTAACTGGACCAGAGTCACAACAACCTTACGATGATGAAAGGGAAACTATGTTTACAGCACAAAGAAATTACAGTATGGTTTCTTCTAATGACAACCACCATCTGGATGCTCATTATCGGGGAGCTCTGCGCGAGGAAGCAGTTCAGCTAGCTCTATCAAGTTATCCTACGACCCAAACAGCAGGACAGCAAGCACAGTCTTCACTCAAGCCCGATATTATGGCCACTTTAGCTAAGCTTATCCCGAATGTGCAGTCATCAGTTCCGGTAACTAGTCAG ATGGGTAATCTTCAGCAACCAGGACAACAATTCAGCACGCAAGCTCCATCAGCTCACTTGACAAGCTATGGGAGCATGGTGGGTGCTCAGGAGCACTCAACACACCATACTGCTTACAACCCTGAAATTGCTTTGAACttgccaccacctcctcctgtCCCTACACTAGCACCCGGTGCCGTAATGCCGTCATCCATGGGTGGATACAGTTTGCCTACACAAATGAACCAACAACAGTATCAACCAGAGCAGTATTACGTGTCTCAAAGCAATTACGGTCTGTTACCAACAGCTAGCCAATCTAACCTCCAGGCCAGCAATAATAACCTCCCTGCCCCTCCCCCACCTCAACTGAACAATGGACCTTTGCCAGCAAATAATCAGGTGGGGAATTCGACACAGCTTCATCTGGCAGCGCCGTTCCCTGCTGATAGGGTAAACCAGGATTTCTCTTCTCAGGCACAACAGCAGCAAAATGTTGCTTCTGGTTCTGTCCAAGCTCCAGATGAGGCGGATAAGAACAAGAAGTACCAGGCAACTCTCCAGTTTGCTCACAATTTATTGCTTCAGCTACAACGTGGATCTGGAAATCAACCTTGA